From the Macaca nemestrina isolate mMacNem1 chromosome 18, mMacNem.hap1, whole genome shotgun sequence genome, the window tcctgacctcaggtgatcctcccgcctcagcctcccaaagtgctgggattacaggtgtgagtcaccatgcctggccacatttttttttttgagatgaagtttcactcttgttgcccaggctggagtgcaatggctccatcttggttcaccacagcctccgcctcccagattcaagcagttctcctgcctcagtctcccaagtagctgagattacaggcatgcgccaccactcccagctcattttgtatttttagtagagatgggtttctccatgttggtcaggctggtctggaactccagacctcaggtgatccgcccacctcggcctcccaaagtgctgggattacaggcgtgagccactgcgcccggccccacatttttaaattttttgttgagacggagtctcactattttgaccaggctgctctcgaactcctggcctccccaAGCAgtggatgacaggcatgagccaccacacccggcttcaGCACTGAGTGACAGCCCCATGGAAAGCTCTTGTCTATACACTAGCTCATCTAATGGTGATGGAATCTTCTGTGAGCTCCACTTGACAGTTGAGGAAGCTGGTAGGAGAGTGCTGGGTGCTTGCTCAGAGGTCCCTGAGGCATCACCTCGACTCGCCCCTTCTTCAGTGTCTTCTTGGAGCCGCCCATGGGACTGCATGGGCAAGTGCTGGCTTGGGGCCGGGCCGCCTCAAAAGAGGGCTGAGAAGTCAGGACAGTGGGAGGCCTGGCAGGTGTTGGGGGAAGCAGGAAGGAGTCTGTGGCTGAGAGGTTTCATACATCCCAGGCAGGCCTCATCCAGTTCTTCCCTGCAGACAGAGGTGTTCCAGGCCTTGCAGCGGCTCCATATGACCATCTTCTCCCAGAGCGTCTCACCGTGTGGGAAGTTTCTGGCGGCTGGCAACAATTATGGGCAGATTGCCATCTTCAGGTACCCTCTGCCGCTGTCCACCCATTAGCCCTGGCACTTGGCCCTCATGGGACGGATGCCCCTGTTTCTGACTCCTGGGTCCCCTCCGCTGTCCCCTGCAGCTTGTCCGCTGCTTTGAGCTCCGAAGCCAAAGAGGAAAGTAAGAAGCCGGTGGTGACTTTCCAAGGTGGGTATAGCTGTGGAGTCTGGCTTCGGGACTTTGGGTGGAATTGGTCAACTCAGTTCTGCATTTCTCTTTAGCCCATGATGGGCCTGTCTATAGCATGGTCTCCACCGATCGACATCTGCTTAGTGCTGGGGATGGGGAGGTGAAGGCCTGGCTTTGGGCGGAGATGCTCAAGAAGGTAAGGAGTTGAGCTCGGGAAAGGGCTGGGGTGCCGGGACCCAGAGAGAGCCTTTGAGGTCAACTGGTATTTTCCCTTTTGAAGGGGTGTAAGGAGCTGTGGCATCGGCAGCCTCCATACAGGTGAGCCAGGGCCACATGGATAGAGGGGGCATCGGGGTGAAGTGACTTCCTCACTGACCCTGCCTTTCCTTCCCCAGGACCAGCCTGGAAGTGCCCGAGATCAATGCTCTGCTGCTGGTCCCCAAGGTCTGAGCCCCATGTGACTGTTCTTGTCCAAACTTTGATCCTTCACCCTCTGCCTACCCTGATTTGACATTGActtcctgcctcaccctgctCCCTCCACAGGAGAACTCCCTCATCCTGGCTGGGGGAGACTGTCAGTTGCACACTATGGACCTTGAAACTGGGACTTTCACGGTGAGCAGGGTCTTGGAGCCCTAGAGCAGGTCCAGGCCAGGGAGAGGCCACTCTTCCTAGGTCTCCTCCTGACATCGCCCCTCTACATGCAGCGGGTCCTCCGGGGCCACACAGACTACATCCATTGCCTGGCACTGCGGGAAAGGAGCCCAGAGGTGCTGTCAGGTGGCGAGGACGGAGCTGTTCGACTTTGGGGTAAGGAGGTGGCTGGCTGGAGGGCAAGATGGCAGtgaaggaggctgaggtgaatgggGCACCACTCACAGTTCTTTCCCCGCAGACCTGCGCACAGCCAAGGAGGTCCAGACGATCGAGGTCTATAAGCACGAGGTGAGGGTCTGTCCATGGCCATTGTCCTCTTCCCCTCCCGCTCCTTGAATTCTGCATGTCTTCACCTCTTTCCCTCCCCCGCCGCCCAGGAGTGCTCAAGGCCCCACAATGGACGCTGGATCGGATGCTTGGCAACTGATTCCGACTGGATGGTGAGCTGGGCAGACTGTGGGATTGGATGGCAGCTCCGGGCCCTGTCAGCTGTGGGCCTGTAGTTCACAGCTGGGGACTCCCACCTTTCTGTCCAGGTCTGTGGAGGGGGCCCAGCCCTCACCCTCTGGCACCTCCGATCCTCCACACCTACCACTGTCTTCCCCATCCGGGCGCCACAGAAGCATGTC encodes:
- the LOC105467890 gene encoding THO complex subunit 6 isoform X3, which encodes MTIFSQSVSPCGKFLAAGNNYGQIAIFSLSAALSSEAKEESKKPVVTFQVLHFSLAHDGPVYSMVSTDRHLLSAGDGEVKAWLWAEMLKKGCKELWHRQPPYRTSLEVPEINALLLVPKENSLILAGGDCQLHTMDLETGTFTRVLRGHTDYIHCLALRERSPEVLSGGEDGAVRLWDLRTAKEVQTIEVYKHEECSRPHNGRWIGCLATDSDWMVCGGGPALTLWHLRSSTPTTVFPIRAPQKHVTFYQDLILSAGQGRCVNQWQLSGELKAQVPGSSPGLLSLSLNQQPAAPECKVLTAAGNSCRVDVFTNLGYRAFSLSF
- the LOC105467890 gene encoding THO complex subunit 6 isoform X1, with translation MERAVPLAVPLGQTEVFQALQRLHMTIFSQSVSPCGKFLAAGNNYGQIAIFSLSAALSSEAKEESKKPVVTFQVLHFSLAHDGPVYSMVSTDRHLLSAGDGEVKAWLWAEMLKKGCKELWHRQPPYRTSLEVPEINALLLVPKENSLILAGGDCQLHTMDLETGTFTRVLRGHTDYIHCLALRERSPEVLSGGEDGAVRLWDLRTAKEVQTIEVYKHEECSRPHNGRWIGCLATDSDWMVCGGGPALTLWHLRSSTPTTVFPIRAPQKHVTFYQDLILSAGQGRCVNQWQLSGELKAQVPGSSPGLLSLSLNQQPAAPECKVLTAAGNSCRVDVFTNLGYRAFSLSF
- the LOC105467890 gene encoding THO complex subunit 6 isoform X2, producing the protein MERAVPLAVPLGQTEVFQALQRLHMTIFSQSVSPCGKFLAAGNNYGQIAIFSLSAALSSEAKEESKKPVVTFQAHDGPVYSMVSTDRHLLSAGDGEVKAWLWAEMLKKGCKELWHRQPPYRTSLEVPEINALLLVPKENSLILAGGDCQLHTMDLETGTFTRVLRGHTDYIHCLALRERSPEVLSGGEDGAVRLWDLRTAKEVQTIEVYKHEECSRPHNGRWIGCLATDSDWMVCGGGPALTLWHLRSSTPTTVFPIRAPQKHVTFYQDLILSAGQGRCVNQWQLSGELKAQVPGSSPGLLSLSLNQQPAAPECKVLTAAGNSCRVDVFTNLGYRAFSLSF